Proteins from one Vicugna pacos chromosome 25, VicPac4, whole genome shotgun sequence genomic window:
- the ABRA gene encoding actin-binding Rho-activating protein translates to MAPGEKESGEGPAKTALRKVRTATLVITLARGWQQWANENSTRQAQEPAGWMPGGTQDPPQASSPVIHPATPWKARRAQKPPSPKPEVHGDGQSSEANTEASHIKRKEVTKTVVSKAYERGGDVSHLSHRYEEGDMLEPGQPEDDIDRILRSHGSPTRRRKCAHLVSELTRGWKEVEQEQPQCRSDSVDTEDSGYGGETEERPEQDGEQLAFVRIKRPLPSQVNRFTEKLNCKAQRKYRQVDNLKGRWQQWADEHIQSQKLNPFSEEFDYELAMSTRLHKGDEGYGRPKEGTKTAERAKRAEEHIYREIMDMCFIIRTMALPRRDGKIQVTFGDLFDRYVHISDKVVGILMRARKHGLVDFEGEMLWQGRDDHVVITLLV, encoded by the exons ATGGCTCCGGGAGAAAAGGAAAGCGGAGAGGGGCCGGCCAAGACTGCCCTCCGGAAGGTCCGCACCGCCACCCTGGTTATCACCTTGGCCCGAGGCTGGCAGCAGTGGGCAAATGAGAACAGCACCAGGCAGGCCCAGGAGCCCGCGGGCTGGATGCCTGGAGGGACCCAGGACCCACCCCAAGCTTCCAGTCCAGTGATACACCCCGCAACCCCCTGGAAAGCTCGGAGGGCCCAGAAGCCTCCCTCCCCAAAGCCAGAGGTACATGGCGACGGACAAAGCTCAGAGGCAAACACTGAGGCCTCTCATATCAAAAGGAAAGAGGTGACCAAAACGGTTGTCAGCAAGGCTTATGAGAGAGGAGGGGATGTGAGCCACCTGAGCCACAGATACGAGGAAGGGGACATGCTTGAACCTGGGCAGCCAGAGGACGACATTGACCGAATCCTCCGCAGCCACGGCTCCCCAACGCGGAGGAGGAAGTGTGCCCACCTGGTATCCGAGctgaccagaggctggaaggaggTGGAGCAGGAGCAGCCCCAGTGCAGGAGCGACAGCGTAGACACAGAGGACAGCGGCTACGGAGGGGAGACGGAGGAGAGGCCGGAGCAGGACGGAGAGCAGTTGGCCTTTGTCAGAATCAAACGCCCCTTGCCCTCCCA GGTAAATAGATTTACGGAGAAACTCAACTGCAAGGCCCAGCGGAAATACAGGCAAGTGGACAACCTGAAAGGGAGGTGGCAACAGTGGGCTGATGAACACATCCAATCGCAGAAGCTCAATCCTTTCAGTGAGGAGTTTGATTACGAGTTGGCCATGTCCACCCGCCTGCACAAAGGAGATGAAGGCTACGGCCGCCCTAAGGAAGGAACCAAGACTGCGGAGAGGGCTAAGCGGGCAGAGGAGCATATCTACAGAGAGATCATGGACATGTGCTTCATCATCCGCACGATGGCTCTCCCCCGGCGGGACGGCAAGATCCAGGTTACTTTTGGAGATCTCTTTGACAGATACGTTCATATTTCAGATAAAGTAGTGGGCATTCTCATGCGTGCCAGGAAGCACGGACTGGTTGACTTCGAAGGGGAGATGTTATGGCAAGGCCGAGATGACCATGTTGTGATTACTCTGCTAGTGTGA